A window of Streptomyces marispadix contains these coding sequences:
- a CDS encoding aldo/keto reductase: MSNVPTITLNNGSVMPQLGFGVWQVPDDEAASAVSTALEAGYRSIDTAAVYENEQGTGRGLAASGVPRDELFVTTKLWNADQGHDSTLRAFDASLDRLGLDYVDLYLIHWPVPEADRYVDTWKAFEKIHSEGRAKAIGVSNFNPSHLRRLLEETGTVPAVNQIELHPRLQQAVPRAFHADHGIATEAWSPLGQGKELLDEPKLRAVAEKYGKTPAQAVLRWHLQTGNVVIPKSVTPSRIRENIDVFDFELDAGDMDEIAGLDTGTRLGPDPDTMNWMG; the protein is encoded by the coding sequence GTGAGCAACGTTCCCACCATCACCCTCAACAACGGCAGCGTCATGCCGCAGCTCGGTTTCGGCGTCTGGCAGGTGCCCGACGACGAGGCGGCGAGCGCGGTGAGCACCGCGCTGGAGGCGGGCTACCGCAGCATCGACACGGCCGCCGTCTATGAGAACGAGCAGGGAACGGGCCGTGGCCTGGCCGCGTCGGGCGTGCCCCGTGACGAGCTGTTCGTCACCACCAAGCTCTGGAACGCCGACCAGGGCCACGACTCCACGCTGCGCGCCTTCGACGCCTCCCTGGACAGGCTCGGCCTCGACTACGTCGACCTCTACCTCATCCACTGGCCGGTGCCCGAGGCCGACAGGTACGTCGACACCTGGAAGGCGTTCGAGAAGATCCACTCCGAGGGCCGCGCCAAGGCCATCGGCGTCTCCAACTTCAACCCCTCTCATCTGCGGCGGCTGCTGGAGGAGACCGGCACGGTCCCGGCCGTCAACCAGATCGAACTGCACCCCCGTCTCCAGCAGGCCGTGCCGCGCGCCTTCCACGCCGACCACGGCATCGCCACAGAGGCGTGGTCGCCGCTCGGCCAGGGCAAGGAGCTGCTCGACGAGCCGAAGCTGCGTGCCGTCGCCGAGAAGTACGGCAAGACACCGGCGCAGGCGGTGCTGCGCTGGCATCTCCAGACGGGGAACGTGGTGATCCCCAAGTCCGTCACGCCGTCCCGTATCAGGGAGAACATCGACGTCTTCGACTTCGAACTCGACGCGGGCGACATGGACGAGATCGCCGGGCTCGACACCGGCACCCGGCTCGGCCCGGACCCGGACACCATGAACTGGATGGGCTGA